A DNA window from Bradyrhizobium barranii subsp. barranii contains the following coding sequences:
- the tnpB gene encoding IS66 family insertion sequence element accessory protein TnpB (TnpB, as the term is used for proteins encoded by IS66 family insertion elements, is considered an accessory protein, since TnpC, encoded by a neighboring gene, is a DDE family transposase.) has translation MIIPAQGLRIVLAVRPVDFRCGHDALAGLVQNTLGLDPHSGLIVVFRSKRADRLKILLWDGTGLVLVYKRLGRDGRFEWPQISDGVMHLTRVQFEALFDHPC, from the coding sequence ATGATCATTCCGGCGCAGGGACTGCGGATTGTGCTTGCTGTGCGTCCTGTTGACTTCCGGTGTGGGCACGACGCGCTGGCCGGTCTTGTGCAAAACACGCTTGGGCTCGATCCGCATTCGGGCCTGATCGTGGTTTTTCGTTCGAAGCGCGCCGACCGGCTGAAGATTTTGCTATGGGACGGCACGGGCCTCGTTTTGGTCTACAAGCGCCTTGGCCGCGATGGTCGTTTCGAGTGGCCGCAGATCAGCGACGGCGTCATGCATCTGACGCGCGTGCAGTTCGAAGCGCTGTTCGATCACCCATGTTGA
- a CDS encoding transposase: protein MEQSGEEAEADGFVGKLTRRTRSGGRLWSAEIKGRAVFESMKPDARVCDVARRYGVKAQQLTTWRRLARAGRLALVTDDAADFVSIELSDPAASGKSEGPVEITIGKVSVRLDADVSAVRIAEIVTAIERGA from the coding sequence ATGGAACAATCGGGGGAGGAAGCCGAAGCTGATGGCTTTGTGGGGAAGCTTACGCGCCGGACGCGTTCTGGAGGCCGGTTATGGTCTGCGGAGATCAAGGGGCGCGCTGTTTTCGAGAGCATGAAGCCCGACGCCCGGGTATGTGATGTCGCACGGCGTTATGGTGTGAAGGCCCAGCAGTTGACGACGTGGCGCAGATTGGCGCGTGCTGGCCGGCTCGCATTGGTCACGGACGACGCGGCGGATTTCGTGTCGATCGAGCTGAGCGATCCAGCGGCGTCAGGCAAGAGCGAGGGGCCCGTCGAGATTACGATTGGCAAGGTTTCGGTCCGCCTGGATGCGGACGTGTCGGCGGTGCGGATCGCGGAGATCGTGACTGCGATCGAGCGCGGCGCATGA
- a CDS encoding YopT-type cysteine protease domain-containing protein: protein MFEYRTAELPRANVDGICVGLAAEWLLNLHSSPSARMSALHPGTQSHASAAMRQQRYEEIKNQLRNDGVGGSHNLQARSAMLRGAGLEPSDKHTRYSFGSSSRIARIVNEVTADPSVYLLGLRFAAGGKHTIATSTSNGMTTLFDPNYGEFTVRSDQMGEVFKSLAERYRNPNRRDISTVVTQRMS from the coding sequence TTGTTCGAATACAGGACTGCTGAATTGCCTCGGGCCAATGTCGACGGTATCTGCGTCGGTTTGGCCGCGGAGTGGCTGCTCAATCTCCACAGCAGCCCCTCAGCCCGAATGAGTGCGCTGCATCCGGGCACTCAAAGCCATGCCTCGGCGGCAATGCGGCAGCAGCGGTATGAAGAAATCAAGAATCAGTTGCGAAACGACGGGGTGGGAGGTTCTCACAACCTTCAGGCCAGAAGCGCAATGTTGCGTGGCGCGGGTTTGGAGCCATCCGACAAACATACGCGATACAGTTTTGGCTCATCTTCGCGCATTGCCCGAATAGTGAACGAAGTCACCGCCGATCCATCGGTCTATTTGCTCGGCTTGCGTTTCGCCGCAGGTGGCAAACACACAATCGCAACCTCGACATCGAATGGAATGACGACCCTCTTTGACCCAAACTATGGGGAGTTTACTGTTCGGTCAGATCAGATGGGGGAGGTGTTCAAGAGTCTCGCCGAGCGTTACAGGAACCCGAACCGACGTGATATATCGACGGTCGTAACACAAAGGATGTCCTGA
- a CDS encoding PLDc N-terminal domain-containing protein, translated as MFFAQEGFTYRNFLMDIIAVFAFVVWFWLLIVIYGDLFRRHDISGWGKALWVLALVLTSYLGIFAYLITQGRGMAERSAEQAQRAREELRHIVGFSVADELSKLDQLKKSGSITDTEYGRLRTKLVS; from the coding sequence ATGTTCTTCGCTCAGGAAGGATTCACATATCGAAATTTCCTGATGGATATAATTGCTGTATTCGCATTTGTCGTTTGGTTCTGGCTGCTCATTGTCATCTATGGCGACCTGTTCAGGCGCCACGACATTTCCGGATGGGGTAAGGCACTGTGGGTGCTTGCACTTGTTCTGACCTCCTACCTCGGCATCTTTGCCTACCTCATCACCCAAGGCAGGGGGATGGCGGAACGCAGCGCTGAGCAGGCTCAGCGGGCGCGCGAGGAATTACGGCACATCGTCGGCTTTAGTGTCGCCGACGAGCTTTCCAAGCTCGATCAGCTCAAAAAATCGGGATCCATAACCGACACCGAGTACGGGCGCCTTCGCACCAAACTGGTCTCCTAA